One Ammoniphilus sp. CFH 90114 genomic window carries:
- a CDS encoding D-alanyl-D-alanine carboxypeptidase family protein, with amino-acid sequence MQKKVALLVAMMLCLLPISSFAQEPALDLAPNAKSAILIEVDTGTIIYEKNSNEKLPPASITKVMTMLLIMEALERGEIKLSDKVRASEYAASMGGSQIFLEPGEMMSVEEMLKGIAIASGNDASVAMAEHLAGTEEAFVTKMNQRVKEMGLQNTNFANTNGLPANNHFSTAHDIAMMSRELLKHEEITKYTSLYQDYLRKDSSRPFWLVNTNKLVRFYPGADGLKTGYTSEAKYCLTATAKRDNMRVVAVVMGEPDSKTRNKEITQMFDYAFSQYQSFPLVKKGDVITQVEVNKGSVEKVNLVAPQPFGILSKKGEKPEEFEKEIVVKKDVVAPVEQGQILGEMIVRKDGKEIAKLSLMAEAPVEKATWWELMKRATKRLILIHE; translated from the coding sequence ATGCAAAAGAAGGTTGCGCTGTTGGTTGCTATGATGCTATGTTTACTACCCATTTCCAGCTTTGCACAGGAACCTGCCTTAGACTTGGCTCCTAATGCAAAATCTGCAATTTTAATTGAAGTAGATACGGGTACAATCATCTATGAGAAAAATTCAAATGAAAAACTACCGCCTGCAAGCATCACGAAGGTAATGACTATGTTACTTATCATGGAAGCGCTGGAACGCGGCGAAATTAAATTGTCGGACAAGGTGAGGGCGAGCGAGTACGCTGCCTCGATGGGAGGTTCACAGATCTTCTTGGAACCTGGTGAGATGATGAGTGTAGAAGAAATGTTAAAAGGAATTGCTATTGCATCAGGAAATGATGCCTCCGTTGCCATGGCTGAACATCTCGCTGGAACAGAAGAGGCTTTCGTAACGAAAATGAATCAAAGAGTGAAAGAAATGGGATTACAAAATACAAACTTCGCAAATACAAATGGGCTTCCGGCCAACAATCATTTTTCTACAGCCCATGATATTGCGATGATGTCAAGAGAATTGCTAAAGCATGAAGAAATTACGAAATATACAAGCTTGTACCAAGATTATTTACGCAAGGACTCAAGCCGTCCATTCTGGCTCGTGAACACCAACAAATTAGTGCGTTTTTACCCAGGGGCAGACGGTTTAAAAACAGGGTATACATCAGAAGCGAAGTATTGCCTAACAGCAACAGCTAAGAGGGACAATATGCGAGTAGTGGCTGTTGTTATGGGGGAGCCCGATTCAAAGACGAGAAATAAAGAAATTACACAGATGTTTGATTATGCATTTTCTCAGTATCAGTCCTTCCCATTAGTGAAAAAAGGGGATGTCATTACTCAAGTAGAGGTGAACAAAGGTTCGGTTGAAAAAGTGAACTTAGTGGCCCCTCAACCATTTGGTATCTTGTCGAAAAAAGGGGAAAAGCCAGAAGAGTTTGAGAAGGAAATTGTAGTGAAAAAGGATGTCGTAGCTCCTGTTGAGCAAGGGCAAATTCTCGGTGAAATGATTGTTCGCAAGGATGGCAAAGAGATAGCAAAACTCAGCTTGATGGCTGAAGCACCAGTAGAGAAGGCAACTTGGTGGGAGTTAATGAAGAGAGCCACCAAACGATTGATCCTCATCCATGAGTAG
- a CDS encoding ABC transporter permease codes for MSQQVKLTKDLFQPVQKDLNKAEEITRPSLSFWKDAWRRLKANKLAMVGLWILVFLAIMATVGPSINGYTYYDTNLKLKNLAPSAEYWFGTDDLGRDMFTRVWYGARISLFIGITAAVIDLIIGIIWGGIAGFKGGKVDDLMMRFADILNGLPYLLVVIMLMVVMEQGLFTIIVAMTITGWIGMARIVRGQILQLKELEYVLAARSLGASASRILFKHLIPNAMGPIIVTMTLTVPSAIFTEAFLSFLGLGVQAPIASWGTMASDGLGALRYYPWRLFFPAIFISITMLAFNVLGDGLRDALDPRLRK; via the coding sequence ATGTCACAACAAGTGAAATTAACGAAGGACTTGTTCCAACCGGTCCAAAAAGACTTAAACAAAGCAGAGGAAATCACGCGGCCAAGTCTTTCTTTCTGGAAAGATGCCTGGAGACGCTTAAAAGCTAATAAATTAGCCATGGTAGGTTTATGGATTTTGGTTTTCCTTGCCATTATGGCCACAGTTGGCCCTTCTATCAATGGTTATACCTACTATGATACGAACTTAAAACTTAAAAACTTAGCACCAAGTGCAGAATACTGGTTTGGTACAGACGACTTGGGACGCGATATGTTTACGCGAGTATGGTATGGTGCACGTATTTCTTTATTTATCGGGATTACTGCTGCTGTTATCGATTTAATTATTGGAATTATCTGGGGTGGTATTGCCGGCTTTAAGGGCGGTAAAGTGGACGATCTCATGATGCGTTTTGCCGACATTCTTAACGGACTTCCGTATTTGCTAGTTGTAATCATGCTAATGGTTGTAATGGAGCAAGGATTATTCACGATCATTGTAGCTATGACGATTACCGGATGGATTGGAATGGCCCGTATTGTAAGAGGTCAGATTCTTCAATTGAAAGAACTCGAATATGTTCTTGCCGCTCGTTCTCTAGGTGCAAGTGCATCTCGTATACTATTCAAACATTTGATTCCAAACGCAATGGGTCCCATTATTGTTACGATGACTCTAACGGTGCCAAGTGCGATATTTACCGAAGCATTCTTGAGCTTTTTGGGTCTAGGGGTACAAGCACCCATTGCAAGTTGGGGTACGATGGCAAGTGATGGTCTTGGAGCTCTTCGCTACTATCCATGGCGTTTATTTTTCCCAGCCATCTTTATCAGTATCACGATGTTAGCCTTTAACGTACTGGGTGATGGATTGCGTGATGCACTAGACCCTCGTCTACGTAAATAA
- a CDS encoding ABC transporter ATP-binding protein: MSVQLREDKQKQKNSEVLLEVKGLKKFFNAGDSVVKAVNNLDFVIHRGETLGFVGESGCGKSTAGRTILRLYDATEGEVLFEGKDIQKLSPKQLKEMRKEIQMIFQDPYASLNPRMTVGDIIGEPIDIHGLATGEKRKQRIQELLKLVGLNPEHINRFPHEFSGGQRQRIGIARALAVEPKFIICDEPISALDVSIQAQVVNLLKELQNKMGLTYLFIAHDLSMVKHISDRVAVMYLGKMVELAESETLYAEPLHPYSEALLSAIPIPDPELERSRERIVLQGDVPSPMNPPSGCHFRTRCPKVMDICSKQEPEWKEVKPGHFTACHIYNDK; the protein is encoded by the coding sequence ATGTCAGTACAACTTCGTGAAGATAAACAAAAACAAAAGAATAGCGAAGTACTATTAGAAGTAAAGGGCTTAAAAAAGTTCTTTAATGCTGGTGATTCCGTTGTTAAAGCAGTAAACAACCTAGACTTTGTCATTCATCGCGGGGAGACCCTTGGTTTTGTTGGAGAATCCGGATGTGGTAAGTCAACAGCTGGTAGAACCATTCTTCGTTTGTACGATGCAACGGAAGGAGAAGTACTGTTTGAAGGGAAGGACATCCAAAAGCTATCCCCTAAGCAATTAAAGGAAATGCGTAAAGAGATCCAAATGATTTTCCAAGATCCGTATGCTTCCCTTAATCCTCGTATGACGGTGGGAGATATTATTGGTGAACCGATTGATATTCATGGATTAGCTACTGGAGAAAAACGCAAACAGCGTATCCAGGAACTTTTAAAATTAGTAGGTTTGAACCCTGAGCATATAAATCGTTTTCCTCACGAATTCAGTGGGGGTCAGCGTCAACGTATCGGAATTGCTCGTGCGCTTGCCGTTGAACCGAAGTTTATCATCTGTGATGAGCCCATTTCGGCCCTTGACGTATCTATTCAGGCTCAGGTGGTGAATCTGTTAAAAGAGCTTCAGAATAAAATGGGATTAACTTATTTATTTATTGCTCATGACTTATCCATGGTAAAACACATTAGTGATCGTGTTGCGGTTATGTATCTTGGTAAAATGGTAGAGTTGGCTGAGAGTGAGACTTTATATGCTGAACCACTTCATCCTTACTCTGAAGCTCTATTATCTGCTATTCCGATCCCAGACCCTGAGTTAGAGCGCAGTCGTGAGCGAATTGTGCTTCAGGGGGATGTACCGAGCCCAATGAATCCTCCATCTGGCTGTCATTTCCGAACTCGTTGTCCGAAAGTGATGGATATTTGTTCTAAGCAAGAACCAGAGTGGAAGGAAGTTAAGCCTGGTCATTTTACAGCTTGTCATATCTATAATGATAAATAA
- a CDS encoding ABC transporter ATP-binding protein → MEKILEVKDLHVSFNTYAGEVKAVRGVNFHVGKGESVAIVGESGCGKSVTSQTIMKLIPMPPGQIKQGQILFQGEDIVKKSDKEMEKVRGKDMGMIFQDPMTSLNPTMTIGRQIMEGLVKHQGLSRAEAKERAIEMLRLVGIPNPEARVEQYPHEFSGGMRQRAMIAIALACQPKLLIADEPTTALDVTIQAQIMDLMKDLQEKTGTSIILITHDLGVVAETCDRVVVMYAGQVIETGTVNEIFYSPKHPYTKGLLKSVPRLDLKKDEELVPIFGTPPDLLNPPTGCAFAPRCDYAMKVCTQLDPQMEDMSKTHKAACWLNHPMAKEVNPSAVGSE, encoded by the coding sequence ATGGAAAAAATCCTCGAAGTCAAAGACCTGCATGTGTCATTTAATACGTATGCAGGAGAAGTAAAGGCCGTTCGTGGCGTGAATTTTCACGTGGGCAAAGGGGAATCTGTCGCCATTGTAGGGGAATCTGGTTGTGGTAAATCCGTAACCTCCCAAACGATTATGAAATTGATCCCGATGCCTCCGGGTCAAATCAAGCAGGGTCAAATTCTCTTCCAAGGCGAAGATATCGTAAAGAAATCCGATAAAGAGATGGAAAAAGTCAGAGGAAAAGATATGGGGATGATCTTCCAGGATCCAATGACTTCCCTTAATCCAACGATGACGATTGGGCGACAAATTATGGAAGGCTTAGTTAAGCATCAAGGTCTCTCTAGAGCGGAAGCAAAAGAAAGAGCGATTGAAATGCTTCGCCTGGTTGGAATTCCTAATCCCGAGGCTCGTGTTGAGCAATACCCGCATGAGTTTAGCGGGGGAATGCGTCAGCGTGCGATGATCGCGATTGCGTTAGCTTGTCAGCCTAAATTATTGATAGCCGACGAACCGACAACAGCTTTAGACGTAACGATTCAAGCGCAGATCATGGATCTTATGAAGGACCTTCAAGAGAAAACAGGAACATCTATTATCTTGATTACTCACGATCTAGGGGTAGTAGCGGAAACCTGTGACCGTGTCGTCGTTATGTATGCAGGACAGGTCATTGAAACAGGTACAGTGAATGAAATCTTCTACTCTCCTAAACATCCGTATACAAAAGGCTTACTCAAATCAGTACCTCGCCTTGACTTGAAAAAGGATGAGGAACTTGTTCCGATCTTTGGAACTCCGCCAGATCTGTTAAACCCACCAACAGGGTGTGCGTTTGCTCCACGATGCGATTATGCTATGAAGGTTTGTACTCAGCTGGACCCTCAAATGGAGGATATGAGTAAAACCCATAAAGCTGCTTGCTGGTTGAACCATCCTATGGCTAAAGAAGTCAACCCTAGTGCGGTCGGGTCTGAGTAA
- the spoIIAB gene encoding anti-sigma F factor: MHNKNYMKIDLAAKSENESFARVAVAAFVSKLNLTLDELEEIKTAVSEAVTNAIIHGYEENEEQLVTIVTHYNDEYIEIMIEDKGIGIGNVDEARQPLFTTKPELERSGMGFTIMENFMDSVEILTGENIGTRVTLRKNLVKNQALCN, encoded by the coding sequence ATGCATAACAAGAACTATATGAAGATTGATCTAGCTGCCAAGAGTGAGAATGAGAGTTTTGCACGCGTGGCTGTTGCTGCTTTTGTTTCCAAGTTGAACTTGACGTTGGACGAGCTTGAGGAAATTAAAACAGCAGTCTCTGAAGCGGTTACGAATGCTATTATTCATGGCTACGAAGAGAATGAAGAGCAATTGGTTACGATCGTGACTCACTACAATGACGAATATATCGAGATCATGATTGAGGACAAAGGGATTGGAATCGGCAATGTAGATGAGGCAAGGCAGCCTCTCTTTACAACGAAGCCAGAATTGGAGCGTTCAGGCATGGGATTTACCATTATGGAGAATTTCATGGACTCTGTTGAAATATTAACTGGAGAAAATATCGGTACTAGGGTGACGTTA
- the spoIIAA gene encoding anti-sigma F factor antagonist, which produces MSLHVDLEVLSNVLIVRLSGELDHHTAENLKQQMEEKILKGNVQNIVLSLEHLHFMDSSGLGVILGRYKQITSRGGEMVVCSINPLIYRLFELSGLFKIIKIRENEGEALQLLGVA; this is translated from the coding sequence TTGAGTTTGCATGTTGATCTTGAGGTCTTATCAAATGTGCTAATCGTCCGCCTAAGCGGTGAGTTGGACCATCATACCGCAGAAAACCTGAAGCAGCAGATGGAGGAAAAGATTTTAAAGGGAAATGTGCAAAATATCGTTCTCAGTCTAGAACACCTTCATTTTATGGATAGCTCTGGACTTGGTGTGATTTTAGGGAGATATAAACAGATTACGAGTCGTGGAGGCGAGATGGTGGTTTGCTCCATCAATCCTTTAATTTATCGTTTGTTTGAATTATCTGGTCTCTTTAAGATTATCAAAATCAGGGAAAATGAAGGCGAAGCCCTTCAGTTACTGGGGGTGGCTTAA